A DNA window from Desertibacillus haloalkaliphilus contains the following coding sequences:
- the spoIIGA gene encoding sigma-E processing peptidase SpoIIGA: MTVYLDVIWFLNVCIDLLLLYLTATVLKRSISKWRLLISSLFASSIVFLLFTPLSFLFYQPWMKILFSMSIVLMAFGFKRLSYFLENLFMFYFVTFAIGGGMFAIHYFLQSDAAILNGLVITTSTGFGSPISWLFVLIAFPCVWYFSKRRVTAIKVKKVRYDQLTEVEITIGDIFIETRGLIDSGNQLQDPISKAPVMILDMTKLSGYFPASFIENIAQVDQLGNQTMDEESQELEHRMRIIPYRGVGQQNQFLMALKPDYVKVKEKGEEHLIKKVLLGLNHTPLSSEDEYQCILHPKMMISDQGKKLA; this comes from the coding sequence ATGACCGTCTATTTGGATGTTATATGGTTTCTGAACGTATGCATCGACCTATTGTTACTTTATCTAACAGCGACTGTATTAAAACGGTCAATAAGTAAATGGAGATTACTGATCAGTAGTCTTTTTGCATCGAGCATTGTCTTTCTTTTATTTACACCACTGTCTTTTTTGTTCTATCAACCGTGGATGAAGATTCTTTTCTCCATGTCGATTGTACTGATGGCCTTTGGTTTCAAGCGATTGTCTTACTTCTTAGAAAACCTCTTTATGTTTTATTTTGTGACTTTTGCAATTGGGGGTGGGATGTTTGCCATTCATTACTTCTTACAATCAGATGCAGCCATTTTAAATGGACTTGTCATAACGACCAGTACTGGTTTTGGAAGTCCAATTAGTTGGTTATTTGTCCTTATTGCTTTTCCGTGTGTGTGGTATTTTTCAAAGCGAAGAGTCACTGCGATTAAAGTGAAAAAAGTACGATATGACCAATTGACAGAGGTAGAGATTACGATTGGTGATATTTTCATAGAAACGAGAGGCTTAATAGATAGTGGGAACCAATTGCAAGATCCAATCTCGAAAGCACCTGTCATGATTTTAGATATGACTAAGCTTTCAGGTTACTTTCCAGCGTCATTCATTGAAAATATTGCACAGGTCGATCAACTTGGCAATCAGACAATGGACGAGGAAAGTCAAGAATTAGAACACCGAATGCGGATTATCCCCTATCGAGGTGTCGGTCAACAAAACCAATTTTTAATGGCGTTAAAGCCTGATTATGTCAAAGTGAAGGAAAAGGGTGAAGAGCATTTAATAAAAAAAGTGTTACTCGGATTAAACCATACACCTTTATCAAGTGAAGATGAGTATCAGTGCATTCTTCATCCAAAAATGATGATTTCAGATCAAGGAAAAAAGCTTGCCTAA
- the ftsZ gene encoding cell division protein FtsZ, with the protein MLEFEMDMDQLAQIKVIGVGGGGSNAVNRMIENGLQGVEFIAVNTDAQALHLSKAETKLQLGGKLTRGLGAGANPEIGKKAAEESKEQLEEALTGADMVFITAGMGGGTGTGAAPVIAEVAKEIGALTVGVVTRPFTFEGRKRSTQAAAGINGLKEKVDTLIVIPNDRLLEIVDKNTPMLEAFREADNVLRQGVQGISDLIAVPGLINLDFADVKTIMTDKGSALMGIGIATGENRATEAAKKAISSPLLETSVDGAQGVLMNITGGSNLSLFEVHEAAEIVSGASDSEVNMIFGSVINENLKDEIVVTVIATGFDDTENTPPSKNQRSGGLNATKTVNQPTSTSAPKQEEPVASEPNRVTKSAPQQNEQMDTLDIPTFLRNRRRRK; encoded by the coding sequence AATGGATATGGATCAGTTAGCGCAAATAAAAGTTATCGGTGTTGGTGGCGGTGGAAGTAACGCTGTCAACCGAATGATTGAAAATGGATTACAAGGTGTAGAATTTATCGCTGTCAATACAGATGCTCAAGCTCTTCACCTTTCTAAAGCTGAAACAAAGCTTCAACTAGGAGGTAAGCTAACAAGAGGCCTCGGTGCAGGAGCAAATCCGGAAATAGGAAAGAAAGCAGCGGAAGAGAGCAAGGAACAGCTAGAAGAGGCGTTGACAGGTGCGGATATGGTATTTATCACTGCTGGTATGGGTGGTGGAACAGGTACTGGTGCCGCTCCGGTCATCGCCGAGGTAGCCAAGGAAATAGGTGCGTTGACTGTTGGTGTAGTCACTCGTCCGTTTACATTTGAAGGGCGAAAACGTTCAACACAGGCTGCTGCAGGTATTAATGGGTTGAAGGAAAAGGTTGATACATTAATTGTTATTCCAAACGATCGATTGTTGGAGATCGTTGATAAAAACACACCAATGCTTGAGGCGTTCCGAGAAGCAGATAACGTTCTTCGTCAAGGGGTGCAAGGGATTTCAGATCTAATTGCAGTACCAGGACTCATTAACCTCGACTTTGCCGATGTGAAGACGATTATGACTGATAAAGGTTCAGCATTGATGGGAATTGGGATCGCAACAGGTGAAAATCGGGCAACTGAAGCTGCTAAAAAGGCAATCTCTAGTCCGCTCTTAGAAACATCTGTAGATGGTGCTCAAGGGGTGCTGATGAATATTACGGGTGGTTCGAATTTAAGTTTATTCGAAGTTCATGAAGCGGCTGAAATTGTTTCTGGTGCATCCGATTCAGAAGTAAATATGATCTTTGGTTCAGTCATTAATGAAAATTTAAAGGACGAGATTGTTGTTACGGTGATTGCAACTGGTTTTGATGATACCGAGAATACGCCTCCATCGAAAAATCAACGTTCAGGTGGATTAAACGCGACGAAAACGGTTAATCAACCGACAAGCACAAGCGCACCTAAGCAAGAGGAGCCCGTCGCTAGTGAACCGAATAGAGTGACAAAGTCAGCACCTCAACAAAATGAACAAATGGATACATTAGATATTCCAACATTCTTAAGAAACCGTCGCAGACGTAAATAA